From Candidatus Beckwithbacteria bacterium:
ATACCATTTGCGTTTACCTTGGGCAATCTCGTCCAGTTCTTCTTCGATTTTAGCCGTAAAATCATAGTCCATCACTTGGTCAAAATTTTTAACTAAAAATTCAGTCACCGCCATACCTACGCTAGTAGGATAAAATTTCTTTTCCAGCTTTTCGACATAACGCCGATTTAGAATCGTAGAAATAGTGGGTGCATACGTTGATGGCCGGCCAATCCCTCGCTGCTCTAAAGCTTTAATAAGCGTGCTTTCGGTGTATCTGGCTGGTGGCTGAGTAAATTTCTGTTGAGATAGCACTTCCATTAAATCTGCTTGTTCACCCTCACTAAGATCAGGTAATAAATTACCTTCTATATATTTGCCATAGATTTTACGCCAACCATCAAAAATTTGGATTTCCCCTACTGCCCGCAACTGGTAGTTTTTACCAGCTTGAACTAATACGGTCGTCTTAGAAACTTTAGCCGGAGCCATTTGACTGGCTAAAAAGCGGTTTAAAATCATTTGGTAGAGTTTTTTACCAGTAGCGCCACATTTTTTTTCAATCAAATCTAAAGACCGATCAACTTTGGTAGGCCGAATAGCTTCGTGGGCCTCTTGAGCTAGTTTAGAAGTAGTTTTATAACCTCTGGGGCCAGTGTAGTACTGGTCACCAAACTCTTTGGGAATATAGTCTCCAGCCATGGCTAAAGCTTGTTGAGATAAAGACAGTGAGTCAGTACGATGGTAGGTAATATAGCCTCGTTCATAAAGCTGTTGAGCCTGGCGCATAGTATTGCGGGATGACCAACCAAATAAGTTGGCCGCACTTCGCTGCAGCGTTGAGGTGATAAATGGTGGTAGTGGATTTTGAGACAGTTCTTTTTTGGCAACTGAGGCAATTTGGTAGCTGGCTTTTTTAAGATCAGCTACAATTTTTTTAGCATCTTTAGTATTACCAACTTTTGCTAGTTTATTGCTGATTTTATAAAGATCAACGATAAATTCGCCAGCTTTACCTTTAATCTTCTGACTTTTAAGTTTGGCGCCAATCTCCCAATATTCCTCTGGTTTAAAAGCTTCGATTTCTTTTTCCCGCTCATAAATCAATTTCACTGCCACTGATTGCACCCGGCCAGCTGATAAACCCCGTCGGACTTTTTTCCAAAGTACTGGTGAAAGTTTGTAACCTACCAACCGGTCTAAAACTCTACGTGCCTGCTGAGCATCAACCAAGGCCATATTGACTGAGCCGGTATTTTCGAGGGCATGCAAAATAGCATCTTTGGTAATTTCATGAAAGGTAGCTCGCACAAATTTAGATTTACCAACTTTAGCTTGTTTTTCCAGCAGCCATTGCACATGATAACCAATAGCCTCCCCTTCACGGTCCGGGTCAGTAGCAATAATAATGTGATCGGCTTTTTTAGCAGCAGCTGAAAGCTGTTTAATAACCTTTTCTTTACCTTCAGAAATTTCGTAGGTCGGCTCGTATTTGTTTTTGGTATCCACACCAATTTTAGATTTGGGTAAATCACGAACGTGCCCCATAGAAGCTTCGACCTTATACTTATCGCCTAAGTAGCGGCCTAGGGTTCGGGCTTTGGTTGGTGATTCGACAATAATAAGTTGCATAAAAAAAGACGTTGTTGATTATAACAAATTTTTATTTTACTAAATCTAGGTCACATAAGGCTAGATGTAATGTTGTTACTATAAACTAAAACTATCAACTTCAAAATAGGAAAAATTAAATTGCCATGTAGTTTCCATCTCCCAAGTTTCTTACCAACCCACGCAACTCTAATAAGGTCAGCGCTGTTGTAATTTGAATAATAGGAATTTGAGTTGAGCGGCAAATATCATCAATATGCTGAGTACCGGAAAGCAAATATTGCCATATTTTTTGTTGAGCCGGATTTTCAAATGTTGGGTCATTGTTACCATTTAAAGCACTGGCTGATGTCTGAGCCGTATTGTTGGCAGCATCAATTTGCAGCTCAGCTAAAATATCTTTAGCATTCATAACTAGCTTGGCTCCCATTTGGATCAGTTCTCCTGGACCTTCAGACATCGGATTAGTAATTGGTCCAGGCACAGCAAAGACTTCCCGGTTTTGTTCTAAAGCCAGTGAAGCCGTAATCTTAGTACCAGATTTGACAGAACCTTCAGTGACCAATACTCCCAATGATAGTCCGGAAACAATCCGGTTACGGGCCGGGAAATTGCCAGGCACTGGTTTAGTTTGGGGTGGATATTCTGATACCAACGCGCCGTTTCTAATAATTTCTTCGGCTAAACCGCGATGTTCTGGTGGATAAATACTATCTAGGCCTGAACCCAAAACTGCAATTGTCCGCCCACCATGTTCTAAGCAACTGCGGTGAGCAATACCATCCACTCCCCTAGCTAAACCAGAAACAATCGTAAAGCCAAAACTGACTAAATTTGAGACTAATTTCTGAGTAACTTCTCGACCATATGGAGTGAC
This genomic window contains:
- the topA gene encoding type I DNA topoisomerase, which translates into the protein MQLIIVESPTKARTLGRYLGDKYKVEASMGHVRDLPKSKIGVDTKNKYEPTYEISEGKEKVIKQLSAAAKKADHIIIATDPDREGEAIGYHVQWLLEKQAKVGKSKFVRATFHEITKDAILHALENTGSVNMALVDAQQARRVLDRLVGYKLSPVLWKKVRRGLSAGRVQSVAVKLIYEREKEIEAFKPEEYWEIGAKLKSQKIKGKAGEFIVDLYKISNKLAKVGNTKDAKKIVADLKKASYQIASVAKKELSQNPLPPFITSTLQRSAANLFGWSSRNTMRQAQQLYERGYITYHRTDSLSLSQQALAMAGDYIPKEFGDQYYTGPRGYKTTSKLAQEAHEAIRPTKVDRSLDLIEKKCGATGKKLYQMILNRFLASQMAPAKVSKTTVLVQAGKNYQLRAVGEIQIFDGWRKIYGKYIEGNLLPDLSEGEQADLMEVLSQQKFTQPPARYTESTLIKALEQRGIGRPSTYAPTISTILNRRYVEKLEKKFYPTSVGMAVTEFLVKNFDQVMDYDFTAKIEEELDEIAQGKRKWYPVVDEFYKPLSSKIKDVEKNAERVKIAVEKTGEKCPECKEGDLVIRVGRFGKFLSCSRFPDCKYTKNFVEKVEGMKCPDCGKGDIIVRRTKKGRQFYGCSAYPKCKWASWTKPKK
- the dprA gene encoding DNA-protecting protein DprA; this encodes METWNESDYHLAFHYCEGIGPIRLQLIKKVFDSLQSAWQADSKTWQAYNFQPSLIKAVITHQQTFNLDETKKELSRLQINYISQSDENYPYLLSQIPNPPIGLFIKGLLQAQDNKALAVVGTRKVTPYGREVTQKLVSNLVSFGFTIVSGLARGVDGIAHRSCLEHGGRTIAVLGSGLDSIYPPEHRGLAEEIIRNGALVSEYPPQTKPVPGNFPARNRIVSGLSLGVLVTEGSVKSGTKITASLALEQNREVFAVPGPITNPMSEGPGELIQMGAKLVMNAKDILAELQIDAANNTAQTSASALNGNNDPTFENPAQQKIWQYLLSGTQHIDDICRSTQIPIIQITTALTLLELRGLVRNLGDGNYMAI